One Lentibacillus cibarius DNA window includes the following coding sequences:
- a CDS encoding putative holin-like toxin, which yields MTVYESLIVMISFAALVVAILSEKK from the coding sequence ATGACAGTTTACGAGTCATTGATTGTAATGATTTCGTTCGCAGCGCTTGTCGTTGCCATTCTGTCAGAAAAAAAGTAA
- a CDS encoding alanyl-tRNA editing protein, which produces MLTKKLYYQDQYQRSFTANLQRSGKDGQGRFYVVLDQTAFYPTGGGQPHDTGTLNDVNVYDVEEVDGEIRHYLEEPAEGYHTFTGKIDWERRFDHMQQHAGQHILSAAFDNEFGLKTVSFHLGTEVCSIDLETVNLSDEEAAQAEAIANKIILENRPLDTKWVTENELAAYSLRKAVSVTDHIRLVIIPEFDYNGCGGTHPDSCGQVQSIKILHWEKQKKHKIRVYFVCGNRVLRQLGAKHQVTQRLTATLNAPQEKLDEAANKALQQIKDHEKTIDTLKSELIKYEAGAYIDHAACINDRNIVQAIFQDRPMRELQQLAKHITVSTTNILVLLISETDNKLQLVCSKSDDVPANMNDVVQQTLPLINGKGGGNGSTAQGGGDKTIAAQKVMEALVSQVSSLTQK; this is translated from the coding sequence ATGCTTACAAAAAAATTATACTATCAAGACCAGTATCAACGGTCATTTACAGCTAATCTGCAAAGGTCGGGCAAAGATGGACAAGGGCGTTTTTATGTTGTCTTGGATCAGACTGCATTTTACCCAACCGGTGGCGGACAGCCGCATGATACCGGAACGCTGAATGATGTGAACGTGTACGACGTAGAAGAAGTGGACGGAGAAATTCGGCATTACTTAGAGGAACCTGCCGAGGGATACCATACATTTACTGGAAAAATCGATTGGGAGCGGCGGTTCGACCATATGCAGCAGCACGCTGGACAACACATATTATCTGCAGCTTTTGACAACGAATTTGGCTTGAAAACAGTCAGCTTTCACTTAGGCACGGAAGTATGTTCCATTGACCTGGAAACAGTGAACCTATCCGACGAGGAAGCGGCTCAGGCAGAGGCTATCGCCAATAAGATTATCCTGGAAAACCGTCCGTTGGATACGAAATGGGTAACCGAAAATGAATTAGCTGCCTATTCGCTCAGGAAAGCCGTCTCCGTTACCGACCATATTCGTCTCGTTATCATTCCGGAATTCGATTATAACGGCTGTGGCGGCACACATCCTGATTCCTGCGGGCAGGTTCAATCGATTAAAATATTGCATTGGGAAAAACAAAAAAAGCATAAAATACGTGTTTATTTTGTTTGCGGAAACCGCGTCCTCAGGCAGCTTGGTGCGAAACATCAGGTCACACAGCGGCTCACAGCCACGTTAAATGCACCGCAGGAAAAGCTGGACGAAGCGGCAAACAAGGCTTTACAGCAAATAAAAGACCATGAAAAAACGATCGATACATTGAAATCGGAACTGATCAAGTATGAAGCAGGCGCCTATATTGATCACGCGGCCTGCATCAACGACCGCAATATCGTTCAGGCAATTTTTCAAGACCGGCCAATGCGTGAGCTCCAGCAATTGGCAAAGCACATTACGGTAAGCACAACGAATATCTTGGTGCTTCTCATTAGCGAAACCGACAATAAACTGCAGTTGGTTTGTTCGAAAAGTGACGATGTACCTGCCAACATGAATGATGTTGTTCAACAAACACTGCCTCTTATTAATGGAAAAGGCGGTGGGAACGGTTCGACTGCACAAGGAGGAGGCGACAAGACCATCGCAGCTCAGAAGGTTATGGAGGCGCTTGTGAGTCAGGTCAGCAGCCTGACACAAAAGTAG
- a CDS encoding VWA domain-containing protein: MALQVEHPLWLFGFIPVAIVLYLYWRSNTRLTGGRKIVLTVLRALIFTLVIVALAGVQMRWSVEQVDSAIVVDRSHSMMEKEQTVLSQINDALEDKAPEDKAGVISTGREAVVEKPLSDHVRGIQSFETDTNRSYTNLASGLQLGGSMFSANDTGRVVLMTDGNENIGDAVRQATYLHKRGYVVDVVPFSPEYKDDVALTSFDVPETIYLGEQAALSMTIDSSMDTSGQVRIKQDGQTIVDQTVSLNKGSNQLAFHHLVSTDGFHTFRAEVISERDQVVENNQLAAFAETKGLPNVLIVEGENGAAANLEKALDASAVQAKTISPDLLPRQLSSYLTYDTIVFSNVSAHMVTGKQMTLMERAVKNFGVGFIMTGGDQAFGVGGYFKTPIEKLLPVDMEVKGKKELPSLGLSIVLDKSGSMGGNKIALAREAAARSVELLREKDTLGVIAFDGTPWQVVEPGPIDDKEDVLKQIRSITASGGTDIFTPLTQAYDQMDPLELKRKHIILLTDGQSATSTNYRQMIEEAQNKGITLSTVAIGRRADGPLLEEMAQLGGGRFYQVHNNSSIPTILSRETSLVTRTYIEDDPFYPKVTAGAGGWGSYFDKGVPQMNAYIATTPKGRAQQLLTSEKDDPVLARWQYGLGKTVAWTSDLSGEWAGDWPQWKNWSPLWNDIVTWTFPQYQKKSYQVSKQIEGNQVTLNVTAADNETSTLHATLVRDTGEEVPFNLQPKAPGAYQGAFEANNQGVYFLQITEKQDDQVVGSFKTGIVVPYSQEYTFTPTNDHLIEEIASAGGGKVIDNLDHVFSSEGLPPRYDKQDLFYLFLTLALLLFLMDVAVRRFRMNVAFVSKISERFKRKQEKVHEDTKRRAAQFSQLKQASTKRENVPSRKAKPTAKKQPQEKGTKTAEQVKSEGTDHKEKESKEDRLQRLLKAKNKK, translated from the coding sequence GTAGCGTTAGCAGGCGTGCAAATGCGCTGGTCAGTTGAACAAGTGGATAGTGCAATTGTCGTTGACCGTTCACACAGTATGATGGAGAAGGAACAAACCGTATTAAGTCAAATAAATGATGCGCTGGAAGATAAGGCACCAGAAGACAAGGCTGGGGTTATATCCACTGGTAGAGAAGCAGTTGTAGAAAAACCTTTATCAGATCATGTTCGCGGTATTCAGTCATTTGAAACCGATACGAACCGCTCCTACACCAACTTAGCTTCGGGATTGCAGCTTGGTGGCAGTATGTTTTCCGCAAATGATACGGGTCGCGTGGTACTCATGACCGATGGCAATGAAAATATAGGGGATGCTGTCAGGCAGGCGACTTATTTACATAAACGCGGTTATGTTGTTGATGTTGTCCCTTTTTCGCCCGAATATAAAGATGATGTGGCACTTACCTCGTTTGACGTTCCGGAAACGATTTATTTAGGGGAGCAAGCCGCTCTTTCCATGACCATAGACAGCAGTATGGACACATCCGGCCAGGTCCGAATCAAGCAAGACGGACAAACCATTGTTGACCAAACGGTGTCCCTGAATAAGGGTTCGAATCAATTAGCGTTTCATCATTTGGTTTCGACAGATGGATTTCACACCTTTCGTGCTGAGGTTATCAGTGAGCGTGATCAAGTCGTGGAAAATAATCAACTGGCAGCCTTCGCGGAAACGAAAGGTCTGCCAAATGTGCTGATTGTTGAGGGGGAAAACGGAGCAGCAGCTAACTTGGAAAAAGCACTTGATGCATCGGCGGTTCAGGCGAAAACCATATCACCTGATTTATTGCCTAGGCAATTAAGCAGTTATTTAACGTATGACACGATTGTTTTCAGCAACGTGTCCGCACACATGGTAACCGGCAAACAAATGACTTTAATGGAGCGCGCGGTTAAAAATTTTGGTGTTGGTTTTATCATGACAGGCGGGGATCAAGCGTTTGGTGTTGGTGGTTATTTTAAAACACCGATTGAAAAATTACTGCCAGTGGATATGGAAGTTAAAGGAAAAAAAGAGCTGCCTTCGCTTGGTCTATCGATTGTGCTTGATAAATCAGGAAGTATGGGTGGGAATAAGATCGCACTGGCTCGTGAGGCGGCTGCCAGGTCGGTTGAACTATTAAGAGAAAAGGATACGCTTGGTGTCATTGCGTTTGATGGTACACCATGGCAAGTGGTTGAACCAGGCCCAATTGATGATAAGGAAGACGTGTTAAAGCAAATTCGGTCAATCACGGCAAGTGGGGGAACAGATATATTCACCCCATTGACACAAGCCTATGACCAAATGGATCCGCTGGAATTAAAGCGAAAGCATATTATTCTGTTAACAGATGGGCAGTCAGCAACTTCGACGAATTATCGGCAAATGATTGAGGAAGCACAGAACAAGGGGATAACCTTATCCACGGTAGCCATTGGCAGGCGAGCTGACGGACCGTTACTGGAAGAAATGGCGCAACTGGGTGGAGGTCGTTTTTACCAAGTGCACAACAATTCCAGTATCCCGACCATTTTATCAAGAGAAACATCCTTAGTGACCAGAACCTACATCGAGGATGATCCATTTTACCCGAAAGTTACTGCAGGCGCGGGTGGCTGGGGATCCTATTTTGACAAAGGCGTCCCACAGATGAATGCGTATATTGCCACAACACCCAAAGGACGCGCGCAGCAACTATTAACAAGTGAAAAAGATGATCCGGTCTTGGCGAGATGGCAGTATGGGTTAGGTAAAACGGTAGCTTGGACCTCTGACTTATCCGGCGAATGGGCTGGTGATTGGCCGCAATGGAAAAATTGGTCACCATTATGGAATGATATCGTGACCTGGACATTTCCACAGTATCAGAAAAAATCCTATCAAGTGTCGAAACAAATAGAGGGAAATCAGGTAACATTAAACGTAACAGCAGCAGACAATGAAACGTCCACCTTACATGCAACATTAGTACGTGATACCGGAGAAGAAGTGCCGTTCAACTTGCAACCAAAAGCGCCTGGTGCGTATCAAGGAGCTTTTGAAGCAAATAATCAAGGGGTTTACTTTTTACAAATCACCGAAAAACAAGACGATCAAGTCGTTGGCTCATTCAAAACAGGAATTGTTGTTCCATATTCACAGGAATATACATTCACACCGACAAATGATCATTTAATCGAGGAAATAGCATCAGCAGGAGGCGGCAAGGTAATCGATAACTTGGATCATGTCTTCTCATCAGAAGGCCTTCCTCCACGTTACGACAAACAGGATTTGTTCTACCTGTTCCTAACGTTAGCACTGCTTCTATTTCTGATGGATGTGGCGGTAAGAAGGTTTCGCATGAATGTTGCTTTTGTAAGTAAAATAAGCGAACGTTTTAAACGTAAACAAGAGAAAGTGCATGAAGATACAAAGCGTCGAGCTGCACAATTTAGTCAATTGAAACAAGCTTCAACCAAGCGGGAGAATGTGCCATCACGTAAGGCTAAACCAACAGCGAAAAAACAGCCGCAAGAAAAAGGAACAAAAACGGCGGAACAAGTTAAATCTGAGGGAACGGATCATAAAGAAAAAGAAAGCAAAGAAGACCGCTTGCAACGACTTCTCAAAGCTAAAAACAAGAAATAG
- a CDS encoding UvrD-helicase domain-containing protein — translation MENYSRLIFQMNINETVIEELVSFLCEGTKVYFFTYDPTDILFENKVIKFATDFQLFFAYEVPFHSELHYSFNHTNGEVPKPVLEFLDKNAAYFNKQQFLIEHALVNENISVSAGAGTGKTTVMLNRIMFLKYKNPSMTFSELALITFTNKAANNMRQKLIDKIKVYFKITNDLKYLSWLQELKDMTIGTIHSFARQILNLNMNSMFENKDIRVSKFTYKRRKIIEEVIDEFHEEKPKLFAKFKYIEQYRIVYAVESIINQLRNYSFSVNAIQNMDFGYADDGSHELFEFVVKETINRLETYKAEAGYIEVNDLITNLELLKSKEIGYEIPFKYIFIDEFQDTDRQQTMFFSYLVNHYPLSLFVVGDVKQSIYRFRGADYTAFKQLKGQVTIHQEHFLQINYRSDKNLLTQLNNIFKVWPDWVKTFKFDKKDYLIDGFEPEKQLDKPVVNQTFQTNASLINYLRKVENTDTAVLVRSNREVNELSALCEENNIFYTADRDGDFYRTIAVREFYQLLKRFTHPKVWNNRYMLHLSSYGERSLPVADVLSGFNADKMYIRQLLTDKDQLLEPFEEQFKNKPVFEVLQEIVQTINPAKVYAERFISDKSVTGTEKDAKYYLEQARTLSHEYQLNLDHLIYLLKEESRGTVPTLSKLLNILSLKMTTDKSITKLTSTEPGNARLSIMTVHKAKGLDFDYVFLPYTERSFNSYSKTDVVTSGNAIGYKTFISKGKTYKNDVYKSLRTDEIFEEAGEETRLLYVALTRAKKGVYLDAPDYSHSQTATRWGDLIAKGLEKETTNTAH, via the coding sequence ATGGAGAACTATTCACGTCTGATTTTTCAAATGAATATAAATGAAACGGTAATTGAAGAATTAGTTTCTTTTTTATGCGAGGGGACCAAAGTCTACTTTTTTACATATGACCCTACTGACATATTATTCGAAAATAAAGTTATCAAATTTGCTACTGATTTCCAACTCTTTTTTGCTTATGAGGTTCCATTTCATAGTGAACTTCATTATTCTTTCAATCACACTAATGGAGAGGTACCTAAACCAGTGCTGGAGTTCCTCGATAAAAATGCAGCTTATTTTAATAAGCAACAATTCCTTATTGAACATGCTCTCGTAAATGAAAATATCAGTGTATCTGCTGGAGCAGGTACTGGAAAAACGACAGTCATGCTTAATCGGATTATGTTTTTGAAATATAAAAATCCGAGTATGACGTTCTCAGAGCTGGCTTTAATCACATTTACTAATAAGGCAGCTAATAACATGCGTCAAAAATTAATCGATAAAATAAAGGTATATTTTAAAATTACCAATGACTTAAAGTATCTTAGTTGGCTACAGGAATTGAAAGATATGACAATCGGAACCATTCATTCGTTTGCCCGCCAAATTTTGAATTTGAATATGAATTCGATGTTTGAGAATAAAGATATACGGGTGAGTAAGTTTACTTACAAACGACGAAAGATTATTGAAGAAGTTATCGATGAATTCCATGAAGAAAAACCAAAGCTTTTTGCTAAGTTTAAATATATAGAGCAATATCGAATTGTCTATGCTGTCGAGTCAATTATCAATCAATTACGAAATTATTCTTTTTCTGTAAATGCAATCCAAAATATGGATTTTGGATATGCCGATGACGGTTCCCATGAACTTTTTGAGTTTGTTGTTAAAGAAACAATAAATAGGTTGGAAACATACAAAGCAGAGGCAGGGTATATTGAAGTAAATGACTTAATCACCAATCTAGAGCTGCTGAAGTCAAAGGAAATAGGTTATGAGATCCCATTCAAATATATCTTTATTGATGAGTTTCAGGATACAGATAGACAACAGACGATGTTCTTTTCATATTTGGTAAATCATTATCCGCTATCATTATTTGTTGTGGGTGATGTAAAGCAAAGCATTTACAGGTTTAGAGGTGCTGACTATACTGCTTTTAAACAATTGAAGGGTCAAGTAACCATTCATCAGGAACATTTTTTACAAATTAATTATCGATCGGATAAGAATCTGTTAACTCAGTTGAACAATATATTCAAGGTCTGGCCCGATTGGGTCAAAACATTTAAATTTGACAAAAAGGATTACCTTATAGACGGGTTTGAACCGGAAAAACAGTTGGATAAGCCCGTTGTTAATCAAACTTTTCAGACAAATGCAAGCCTTATCAACTATTTAAGGAAAGTAGAAAACACTGATACAGCAGTTCTGGTAAGATCTAATCGTGAAGTAAATGAATTATCAGCACTTTGTGAGGAGAACAATATCTTTTATACCGCAGATCGAGATGGAGATTTTTATCGGACGATTGCTGTCAGGGAGTTTTATCAACTTTTAAAGCGGTTTACCCATCCAAAAGTATGGAACAATCGCTACATGCTTCACCTTTCTTCTTATGGTGAGCGTAGTCTTCCTGTGGCGGATGTGTTATCTGGGTTCAATGCAGACAAGATGTATATAAGGCAATTGCTAACTGACAAAGATCAACTACTAGAGCCATTTGAAGAACAATTTAAGAATAAACCAGTATTTGAAGTACTGCAAGAAATTGTTCAAACGATAAATCCGGCAAAGGTTTATGCAGAAAGATTTATTTCAGATAAATCGGTGACTGGTACAGAAAAAGATGCAAAATATTATCTAGAGCAAGCTAGAACTTTGAGCCATGAGTATCAATTAAACCTTGATCATCTTATATATTTATTAAAAGAAGAATCTAGAGGAACTGTCCCGACGTTAAGTAAGCTTTTAAATATACTGTCACTAAAAATGACTACAGATAAAAGCATAACAAAACTTACCTCAACAGAACCGGGAAACGCACGCTTGTCCATTATGACAGTACATAAGGCAAAAGGTCTGGATTTTGACTACGTTTTTCTTCCGTATACAGAAAGAAGTTTTAATAGTTACTCAAAAACTGATGTTGTCACCAGCGGGAATGCTATAGGCTATAAAACGTTTATTTCTAAGGGTAAAACCTATAAAAATGATGTATATAAATCTTTGCGGACTGATGAGATTTTTGAGGAGGCTGGTGAGGAGACACGTTTGCTTTATGTCGCATTGACTAGGGCAAAAAAGGGTGTTTATTTGGATGCTCCAGATTATTCGCACAGTCAAACTGCAACTCGGTGGGGTGATTTGATTGCAAAAGGACTTGAAAAAGAAACAACAAACACAGCACATTAA
- a CDS encoding SPOR domain-containing protein, whose amino-acid sequence MGKYKIVVGTTDRKKRAQHQYNLITKNNINADIKIYKVDSGELYCVEAGPYSGKKQVLQNLDKIKGLGVINAFITSA is encoded by the coding sequence ATGGGGAAGTATAAGATAGTTGTGGGTACAACTGACAGGAAAAAGCGTGCTCAGCACCAGTATAATTTAATAACCAAGAATAACATTAATGCAGACATTAAAATATATAAAGTCGATAGCGGTGAACTCTATTGCGTGGAGGCTGGCCCATATTCAGGGAAAAAACAAGTGCTTCAAAACCTGGATAAGATTAAAGGCCTTGGCGTAATAAACGCTTTTATTACGAGTGCATAG